A stretch of the Vicia villosa cultivar HV-30 ecotype Madison, WI unplaced genomic scaffold, Vvil1.0 ctg.000024F_1_1, whole genome shotgun sequence genome encodes the following:
- the LOC131622067 gene encoding probable metal-nicotianamine transporter YSL7, whose amino-acid sequence MTTQPHRRVVSGDVEGREDIAMSSDEHEEVSVEKGFEGKSVPAWQRQVTVRAVFVSLVLSVMFTFIVMKLNLTTGIIPSLNVSAGLLGFFFVKTWTKLLGKAGMLNQPFTRQENTVIQTCVVASSGIAFSGGFGSYLFAMSPTIAKQIPESGSPIDTKIPGLGWMIAFLFVVSFLGLFSVVPLRKIMIIDFKLTYPSGTATAHLINSFHTSEGAKLAKKQVQALGKFFSFSFAWGFFQWFFTAGEACGFASFPTFGLEAYQNMFYFDFSATYVGVGMICPYIINISLLVGGILSWAVMWPLIDAKKGDWYAADLKKSSLHGLQGYKVFIAIAMILGDGLYNFVKVLGRTLMGLYNQWNVKDKGVQSNDPNDLLSQIVSYDDRRRTEMFLRDQIPSWFAITGYVIVAIVSVVTIPHIFYQLKWYYIICIYIVAPALAFCNAYGCGLTDWSLASTYGKLAIFTIGAWAGANNGGVLAGLAACGVMMNIVSTASDLMQDFKTGYMTLASPRSMFVSQVIGTTMGCVVSPCVFWLFYKAFPSLGQPGSTYPAPYAQVYRNMAILGVDGFSALPKNCLSICYGFFAAAILINLARDLVGKKYAKFIPVPMAMAIPFYIGSYFAIDMCVGSLILFIWQKLDRAKADAFGSAVASGLICGDGIWTLPSSFLALAGVQPPICMKFLSRAENVKVDGFLTG is encoded by the exons ATGACCACCCAACCCCACCGGCGCGTCGTCTCCGGCGACGTTGAAGGTCGCGAGGACATTGCCATGTCCAGCGACGAGCATGAGGAGGTTTCAGTTGAGAAAGGGTTTGAGGGAAAATCAGTGCCTGCATGGCAGAGACAGGTTACGGTTAGGGCTGTGTTCGTGAGTTTGGTTTTGTCGGTGATGTTTACGTTCATTGTGATGAAGCTTAATCTTACCACTGGGATTATTCCTTCTCTCAATGTTTCCGCTGGGTTGTTGGGATTCTTCTTTGTGAAAACTTGGACTAAATTGCTTGGGAAAGCTGGTATGCTTAATCAGCCGTTTACCAGACAGGAGAATACTGTTATTCAGACTTGTGTTGTTGCTTCAAGTGGCATTGCTTTTAGTG GTGGGTTTGGTAGCTACTTGTTTGCAATGAGTCCAACTATTGCAAAACAAATTCCAGAATCAGGAAGTCCTATTGATACTAAAATTCCTGGCTTAGGATGGATGATTGCATTTCTATTTGTTGTTAGCTTTCTTGGCCTCTTTTCGGTGGTTCCACTCCGAAAG ATTATGATTATTGACTTCAAATTGACGTATCCAAGTGGTACTGCAACCGCTCATCTTATCAATAGTTTCCATACATCAGAAGGTGCCAAACTAGCAAAGAAACAAGTACAAGCACTTGGAAAATTCTTCTCATTTAGCTTTGCATGGGGTTTCTTCCAATGGTTTTTCACTGCCGGCGAGGCTTGTGGATTTGCAAGCTTCCCTACGTTTGGCTTAGAAGCCTATCAAAATAT gttttattttgatttttctgcAACCTATGTGGGGGTTGGGATGATATGTCCGTATATAATCAATATATCTCTTCTGGTTGGCGGAATTCTTTCATGGGCTGTCATGTGGCCTCTCATTGATGCTAAGAAAGGAGATTGGTACGCTGCCGATCTCAAAAAAAGCAGCTTACATGGTCTTCAAGGTTACAAA GTTTTCATTGCCATAGCAATGATTCTTGGTGATGGTTTATACAATTTTGTGAAAGTTCTAGGCCGCACTCTTATGGGTTTGTATAATCAGTGGAACGTAAAAGACAAAGGAGTACAATCCAATGATCCAAATGATCTTCTCTCTCAAATAGTTTCGTACGACGACAGGCGAAGAACCGAGATGTTTCTCCGAGATCAAATTCCATCATGGTTTGCAATCACAGGCTATGTCATAGTTGCAATCGTCTCAGTCGTCACTATCCCCCACATTTTCTATCAACTAAAGTGGTATTACATAATTTGCATTTACATCGTTGCACCAGCACTAGCCTTTTGCAATGCCTATGGTTGCGGACTAACAGATTGGTCCCTTGCGTCGACCTACGGAAAATTGGCCATCTTCACTATCGGTGCTTGGGCTGGGGCTAATAACGGCGGAGTCCTAGCAGGTTTAGCAGCATGTGGTGTCATGATGAACATTGTTTCCACCGCTTCCGAtcttatgcaagacttcaaaacAGGTTACATGACACTGGCTTCCCCAAGATCCATGTTTGTGAGCCAAGTTATTGGAACGACTATGGGATGTGTTGTTTCACCATGTGTTTTCTGGCTTTTCTACAAAGCTTTTCCTTCTCTTGGTCAACCAGGTTCAACATACCCTGCACCTTACGCTCAAGTTTACCGAAACATGGCAATATTAGGTGTTGACGGATTCTCAGCATTACCCAAAAACTGCCTCTCAATTTGCTATGGATTTTTCGCTGCAGCCATACTGATTAATCTTGCCCGTGACTTAGTTGGAAAGAAATATGCCAAGTTCATTCCTGTACCTATGGCCATGGCTATACCGTTTTACATTGGAAGCTATTTCGCAATTGACATGTGTGTTGGAAGCTTGATATTGTTCATTTGGCAGAAACTCGATAGGGCTAAAGCCGATGCATTTGGATCCGCTGTTGCTTCGGGGTTGATTTGTGGAGACGGAATTTGGACACTTCCTAGCTCTTTTCTTGCTCTTGCTGGAGTGCAGCCACCTATTTGCATGAAATTCTTGTCTAGAGCAGAGAATGTTAAGGTTGATGGATTCTTAACTGGTTGA
- the LOC131622068 gene encoding uncharacterized protein LOC131622068 → MELEQAKQELKMLETLYPNQHNYLKHELRTFIIQHSYSHPLPQYHTSLAFLDTEESTNLEQTKGLKLGLPDIEEVKEKKDIESSELEPPKSVVIKHSSRQNKRKDRVDLVLERAQNCLKKIRHFKTSLFSHS, encoded by the exons ATGGAATTAGAACAAGCAAAACAAGAGTTGAAAATGCTTGAAACCCTTTACCCAAATCAACATAACTATCTCAAACATGAACTTAGAACCTTCATCATTCAACATTCCTATTCACACCCTCTTCCACAATACCACACCTCCCTCGCTTTCTTAGACACAGAAG AATCTACCAACTTGGAGCAAACAAAGGGTTTAAAACTTGGTTTACCAGACATAGAAGAAGTAAAGGAGAAGAAGGATATTGAAAGTTCTGAGCTTGAACCTCCCAAGAGTGTTGTTATCAAGCATAGCAGCAGGCAGAACAAGAGAAAAGATAGGGTTGATTTGGTTCTTGAAAGGGCACAAAATTGTCTTAAAAAAATTCGACATTTTAAAACATCCTTATTTTCTCATTCTTGA
- the LOC131622069 gene encoding NDR1/HIN1-like protein 6 produces MMTDNQRIHPANDLESQTKPTIPLYPRNTSKSDNRDPPIPKRHFPVRHSQPPKKKRSCCCRFLCYTFTILLILIIAISITIGILYLAFRPKLPKYSVDRLRIAQFNLSDNNNLFVTFDVTVTARNPNKKIGIYYVGGSNISALYKETELCEGSLPNFYQGHRNITVLNLPLTGQTQDATGLVSTLQQQLQEKGNLPLNIKVNQNVRVKFGKLKLFRVKFHVRCEVVVDSLGADNDISISDSSCKFKLRL; encoded by the coding sequence atgatgaCTGATAATCAGAGAATTCACCCTGCTAATGACTTGGAGTCACAAACCAAACCAACAATTCCTTTGTATCCTCGAAACACTTCAAAATCTGATAACCGCGATCCACCAATTCCGAAACGTCACTTTCCAGTGAGGCACTCCCAGCCACCAAAGAAGAAAAGAAGTTGCTGCTGCAGGTTCCTGTGCTATACCTTCACCATATTGCTGATTCTTATTATTGCAATATCCATCACCATCGGGATTCTCTACCTTGCTTTTAGGCCAAAGCTTCCTAAATACTCAGTAGACAGATTGAGAATAGCACAGTTCAATCTTTCTgataataacaatctttttgttACCTTCGATGTAACAGTAACTGCTAGAAATCCAAACAAGAAGATTGGAATATACTATGTAGGTGGAAGCAATATAAGTGCTTTGTATAAAGAAACAGAATTGTGTGAAGGGTCTTTGCCGAATTTCTATCAGGGTCATCGGAATATAACCGTGCTTAATCTGCCTTTAACGGGTCAAACACAGGATGCGACTGGTTTAGTAAGTACTTTGCAGCAGCAGCTGCAAGAGAAAGGTAATTTGCCTCTGAATATTAAGGTGAATCAGAATGTGAGGGTTAAGTTTGGTAAGTTGAAGCTGTTTAGAGTAAAGTTTCATGTTAGGTGTGAGGTTGTAGTGGATAGCCTTGGTGCCGATAATGATATTAGCATTTCAGACAGTAGTTGTAAGTTCAAGCTCAGGCTATGA